In one Komagataeibacter sp. FNDCR2 genomic region, the following are encoded:
- the speD gene encoding adenosylmethionine decarboxylase: MNALAQLGMVSEHPSDNQISSAPFSSEDDRKDYFVEKDGMKFAGTHLLVDLWDARNLDDPEQIDRTLCEAAVTAGATILHSHFHHFTPNGGVSGVVVLAESHISIHTWPERNFAAVDIFMCGACDPHLAIPVMQRLFQAGRIEVDEQRRGRVSL; this comes from the coding sequence ATGAACGCACTTGCTCAACTGGGGATGGTCTCGGAACACCCGAGCGATAACCAGATTTCTTCAGCGCCGTTTTCGTCCGAGGACGACCGGAAGGACTATTTCGTCGAGAAAGACGGAATGAAGTTTGCGGGAACGCACCTTCTTGTTGATCTTTGGGACGCCCGGAATCTAGACGATCCGGAGCAGATCGACCGTACCCTGTGCGAGGCCGCCGTAACGGCCGGGGCCACGATCCTGCACAGCCACTTCCACCACTTCACGCCCAATGGCGGCGTGTCGGGCGTGGTGGTCCTGGCGGAAAGCCACATCTCCATCCACACATGGCCCGAGCGGAATTTCGCCGCCGTGGATATTTTCATGTGTGGGGCGTGCGATCCGCACCTTGCCATTCCGGTCATGCAGCGCCTGTTCCAGGCCGGCCGGATCGAGGTGGACGAGCAGCGCCGTGGGCGCGTCTCGCTCTAG